A region from the Terriglobia bacterium genome encodes:
- a CDS encoding cobalamin B12-binding domain-containing protein, producing MTRQRPIKAVLAKPGLDGHDRGAHVLTLGLRDAGMEVIYLGIRTPAELIVQAAIEEDADVVALSCLSGAHEYHFPRVAELLKEAGMTDVLLIGGGVIPAEDIPLLQAAGFKAIFGPGTTIQEITAFIHEHVRE from the coding sequence ATGACGCGACAAAGACCAATCAAAGCGGTGCTGGCGAAACCGGGACTGGATGGCCACGATCGTGGAGCGCACGTACTCACGTTGGGACTTCGGGATGCCGGCATGGAGGTCATTTATCTCGGCATTCGAACGCCCGCAGAACTGATTGTGCAGGCTGCCATCGAAGAGGACGCGGATGTCGTCGCACTCAGTTGTCTTTCTGGCGCGCACGAATACCACTTTCCCCGTGTCGCAGAACTGTTGAAAGAAGCGGGAATGACCGACGTACTGCTTATCGGCGGGGGAGTGATTCCAGCCGAAGATATCCCGTTGTTGCAAGCGGCGGGTTTCAAGGCCATCTTCGGGCCGGGTACCACGATCCAAGAAATTACAGCTTTCATTCATGAACATGTGCGCGAGTAG
- a CDS encoding methylmalonyl-CoA mutase: protein MKEPHDSDDAAIRCAQQTWQKECLEPELSVTGEWTNRFETYSGIPVQRVYTPSDTDNLHYTRDLGFPGQFPFARGDNATMYRGAPPRIYAYSGCPTAEQTNARYKHLLAQGAKELIIAPDLPTQIGYDSDHPLAKGEVSKIGCPINSLADVEVIFEGIPLDKVFVGAQANANSVVMLAMIIAAGEKQGVSLEQIKVLVQNDVLKEYFARGTQIFPPKAGLKLSVDCMEFVAKRHLKFMVPILYCGYHIREAGGSAVHEIAFTLSNAAAYVQEFVNRGLSVDELPLPRSLFVAGLDLFEEVAKHRAFRRMWARMLKERFDATNPRVLAMTLTCGSQASLFTAQQPRNNLVRGTIQALVQVLSGAKATYIATMDEALSIPTEESATLALRTMQIVHNECGLLGTADPLGGSYYLESLTVELEQRAMKLFDEIEAMGGAVAAIEQGYQIGHIAKEAYRQSTLVGSGDRTVVGVNKFQMNETIPIEVTRVDRREEARQVEKVRCLRAKRNCAAVEKGLEQVRRAARMGTNVMEPVLQAVGAYATMGEVCNALREVYGEYR from the coding sequence ATGAAAGAGCCGCACGACAGTGACGATGCGGCCATTCGCTGCGCTCAACAAACCTGGCAGAAGGAGTGTCTCGAACCGGAACTATCCGTCACCGGAGAATGGACGAATCGGTTCGAGACATATTCTGGAATTCCGGTGCAGCGCGTGTACACGCCCTCAGATACGGATAACTTGCATTACACGCGGGACCTGGGTTTCCCTGGTCAGTTCCCATTTGCTCGGGGTGACAACGCCACTATGTATCGCGGCGCTCCGCCCCGCATTTACGCCTATTCCGGCTGCCCCACGGCGGAGCAGACCAATGCCCGCTACAAGCACCTTCTGGCGCAGGGGGCCAAGGAACTGATCATTGCTCCCGATCTGCCCACGCAAATCGGCTATGACAGCGATCACCCTTTGGCCAAAGGGGAAGTCAGCAAGATTGGCTGCCCCATCAACTCCCTGGCCGATGTGGAAGTCATCTTTGAAGGCATTCCGCTGGACAAGGTCTTCGTAGGCGCCCAGGCGAACGCCAATAGTGTGGTTATGCTTGCCATGATTATTGCGGCGGGTGAGAAGCAAGGCGTTTCTCTCGAGCAGATAAAGGTCCTGGTTCAAAATGATGTGCTGAAAGAATATTTTGCACGCGGCACCCAGATATTTCCGCCGAAGGCAGGTCTCAAGCTCAGCGTCGATTGTATGGAGTTCGTAGCCAAGCGCCACCTGAAGTTCATGGTGCCCATCCTTTATTGCGGATATCACATTCGCGAAGCCGGCGGCAGCGCCGTCCATGAGATCGCTTTCACCCTGTCGAACGCCGCAGCCTACGTACAGGAATTCGTGAACCGAGGACTAAGCGTTGACGAGCTTCCACTTCCCCGAAGTTTATTCGTGGCGGGACTCGACCTATTCGAAGAGGTTGCCAAGCATCGAGCATTTCGGCGCATGTGGGCTCGAATGCTGAAAGAGCGGTTTGACGCAACCAACCCTCGCGTTCTAGCCATGACGCTTACCTGTGGTTCCCAAGCCAGCTTGTTCACCGCCCAGCAACCGCGGAACAATCTTGTGCGCGGCACTATCCAGGCGCTTGTTCAAGTACTATCCGGCGCTAAAGCCACCTACATTGCGACTATGGACGAGGCATTGTCCATTCCAACCGAGGAGAGTGCCACCCTGGCACTGCGGACCATGCAGATCGTTCATAACGAGTGTGGTCTGCTGGGAACCGCGGATCCTCTGGGCGGGTCGTATTACCTGGAATCGCTGACCGTCGAACTGGAACAGCGCGCAATGAAATTATTCGACGAAATAGAAGCAATGGGTGGTGCGGTCGCTGCCATCGAGCAGGGCTATCAGATTGGACATATTGCAAAAGAAGCATACCGGCAATCCACCCTGGTGGGTTCCGGCGACCGCACAGTCGTCGGCGTCAACAAGTTCCAGATGAACGAGACCATACCTATCGAGGTTACTCGGGTGGACCGGAGAGAAGAGGCTCGGCAGGTGGAAAAGGTTCGTTGTTTGCGCGCCAAACGGAACTGTGCCGCAGTGGAGAAGGGACTTGAGCAGGTGCGACGGGCAGCCCGGATGGGCACAAACGTCATGGAACCTGTGCTCCAAGCGGTAGGCGCGTACGCAACTATGGGGGAAGTCTGCAACGCCCTGCGTGAGGTTTACGGCGAGTATCGCTGA
- a CDS encoding thiolase family protein has product MNRVYVAGIGMTPFGKLENLTVKDLTRQAVTEALADAGSGSEPIGVAFFANATQGILEGQSVVRGQIALRAMGIHGVPIANVENACASGSTAFHLACVYVQAGIADVALAVGCEKMYSADKQKTFSVFSGGWDVHESNKIVARLLALGDGVSPPPGIKDQELKSVFLDVYAAIAKYHMKTFGLTERQLAIVASKNHEHSVFNPHSQYRHPMTVEEVLAAKTVAWPLTLPMCSPISDGAAAILLCSREALCRFPKSRPIKVLASVLASGVEREWGQFDQHIARRAAVQAYEQAGLSPEDMSVAEVHDATAFGEILQSECLGFCGVGEGGALAESGATRLGGRIPINVSGGLESKGHPVGATGIAQICELTCQLRGESGTRQVPGARLAIAANGGGFYGVEEAAACVNILGK; this is encoded by the coding sequence ATAAACCGGGTGTATGTGGCCGGTATTGGCATGACGCCGTTTGGTAAACTTGAGAACCTTACGGTGAAGGACCTCACGAGGCAAGCTGTGACGGAGGCTCTCGCCGACGCCGGTTCGGGGAGCGAGCCGATCGGCGTGGCATTCTTTGCAAACGCCACCCAGGGCATTCTGGAAGGCCAGAGTGTTGTGCGAGGGCAGATTGCGTTACGCGCTATGGGAATTCACGGCGTCCCCATTGCCAATGTGGAGAACGCCTGTGCCAGCGGGAGCACCGCCTTCCATTTGGCCTGCGTTTATGTCCAAGCCGGAATTGCCGATGTGGCGCTCGCGGTGGGCTGCGAGAAGATGTACAGCGCTGATAAGCAAAAAACGTTCTCCGTATTTTCCGGTGGCTGGGATGTTCACGAGTCCAACAAGATAGTCGCCCGGTTGCTCGCTTTGGGAGATGGAGTTTCGCCGCCGCCTGGAATTAAAGACCAGGAGCTGAAGAGCGTGTTTCTCGACGTCTATGCCGCTATTGCCAAGTATCACATGAAAACCTTTGGGCTGACGGAACGCCAACTGGCGATAGTGGCATCGAAAAACCACGAACACTCCGTCTTCAATCCACACTCACAATACCGCCACCCCATGACAGTTGAAGAGGTCTTGGCAGCCAAGACTGTCGCTTGGCCGCTCACCTTGCCCATGTGCTCGCCCATAAGCGACGGCGCAGCTGCGATCTTACTGTGCAGCCGAGAGGCGCTGTGCCGGTTCCCCAAGAGCCGGCCAATCAAAGTTCTGGCCAGTGTCTTGGCCAGTGGGGTTGAACGGGAATGGGGCCAGTTCGACCAGCACATTGCTCGGCGCGCCGCCGTGCAGGCATACGAGCAGGCCGGTTTGAGTCCGGAAGATATGTCCGTAGCCGAGGTGCACGATGCCACCGCTTTCGGCGAAATCCTGCAGAGCGAATGTTTGGGTTTCTGCGGAGTTGGTGAGGGAGGGGCGCTTGCCGAAAGCGGCGCTACCCGCTTGGGCGGGCGGATTCCCATCAATGTTTCCGGAGGACTGGAATCCAAGGGACATCCGGTGGGTGCCACGGGCATCGCCCAAATCTGCGAACTGACTTGCCAGCTGCGTGGAGAATCCGGCACCCGGCAGGTTCCTGGTGCGCGTCTGGCAATCGCTGCAAACGGCGGCGGATTCTACGGCGTCGAAGAAGCCGCAGCTTGCGTAAATATCCTGGGGAAATAA
- a CDS encoding SMP-30/gluconolactonase/LRE family protein: protein MKHKGKEIKNYRVLADGLRGLEGPVALADGSVLVCEMAEGRVTRVMPDGSKVVAAVTGGTPDGLALGPDGKCYVCNRGSSRWRQIGDLLLPVQEDEPNDPEARGYIQRFDLDTGKVEMLYEAAGELGLTGPNDLVFDAQGGFWFTDFGRMRPRNVDRGSVFYAKADGSLIREVMGPFMGPNGIGLSPDGNWLYVAESFTHHLYKFEIAGPGEIKRSPSPFPEHGGYFVGGPDGMAFFDSLALDSAGYVVVATPGAGILTVFHPRNGAYQKIPMPDMAPTNLCFGGKNLKTAYVTLLATGRLAAFDWPRPGLRLNYQ, encoded by the coding sequence ATGAAGCACAAAGGAAAAGAGATCAAGAATTATCGCGTGCTTGCAGATGGCTTGCGCGGCTTAGAAGGGCCGGTGGCGCTTGCCGATGGCAGTGTATTAGTCTGCGAGATGGCCGAAGGGCGCGTGACCCGTGTCATGCCCGACGGCAGCAAAGTTGTGGCGGCGGTGACCGGAGGTACGCCGGATGGCTTAGCCCTCGGTCCAGACGGCAAATGTTACGTTTGCAATCGTGGTTCTTCGCGATGGCGCCAGATCGGCGACTTGCTCTTACCCGTTCAAGAGGATGAGCCGAATGACCCCGAGGCACGGGGATACATTCAGCGTTTCGATCTCGATACCGGCAAGGTCGAGATGCTATACGAAGCCGCCGGTGAGCTGGGCCTGACCGGTCCCAACGATCTGGTCTTCGATGCCCAGGGTGGATTCTGGTTCACGGATTTTGGCCGCATGCGCCCGCGCAACGTTGACCGTGGCAGCGTCTTTTACGCCAAGGCGGATGGCAGCTTGATTCGCGAAGTGATGGGACCGTTCATGGGCCCCAACGGTATCGGACTCTCGCCGGATGGAAATTGGCTTTATGTAGCAGAGTCGTTCACGCACCATCTTTACAAGTTCGAAATTGCCGGCCCTGGTGAAATCAAGCGTTCCCCCAGTCCTTTCCCCGAGCACGGCGGGTATTTCGTAGGCGGCCCGGACGGGATGGCTTTTTTTGATAGCTTGGCGCTGGATTCGGCGGGCTATGTCGTAGTCGCAACTCCTGGGGCCGGCATCCTAACCGTTTTTCATCCGCGCAATGGCGCGTACCAGAAAATTCCCATGCCGGATATGGCTCCCACCAACCTCTGCTTCGGCGGCAAGAATCTGAAAACGGCCTATGTCACACTGCTGGCCACGGGACGGCTAGCTGCGTTCGACTGGCCTAGGCCGGGTCTTCGCCTTAACTATCAGTAG
- a CDS encoding AMP-binding protein, giving the protein MAIIDYFDRGCRIAPDSDYLIFGERRFTYREAQRFSYRVANGLLALGCRKGTHAAVWASNDAVGWLCTLSIWRAGLTWVPINPRNSAEENGYILDAFDCEVLFFQRRFSEVVASLRPKLPKVRQYICIDGEWEGGLSLDRWIADKPDLPPVVEYAMEDVCCLQPTGGTTGKPKGVMNTHRAIQTLVASWLAAMPYPVGQRPVNLAAAPLTHASGIMTLVTSVRAGVVVILPRLEPGPLLDAIEKYRITELYLPPTVIYGLLDLPGINQRNYSSLRYFIYAAAPMSTEKLRRAIKTFGPVMMQGYGQTEAPGTISYLAPEEHFINGEIAPDSRLSSCGRPYPLVRCAILDSKNRPLPDCEVGEICVAGDILMKGYYKDPQKTAETIIDGWLHTGDVGFFDREGYLHITDRKKDMIITGGYNVFSAEVEGVVNSHPAVRDCAVIGVPDDKWGEAVKAVVELNAGSAVTAEEIIALCKQRLGSVKAPKSVDFVDKLPRNSAGKLSKRELRVKYLEG; this is encoded by the coding sequence ATGGCAATCATTGACTATTTTGATCGTGGCTGCCGAATCGCTCCAGACAGTGATTATCTGATCTTCGGGGAGCGCCGCTTCACATACCGGGAGGCGCAGCGGTTCAGCTATCGCGTTGCCAACGGGCTCCTCGCATTGGGCTGCAGAAAGGGAACACATGCCGCGGTATGGGCTAGCAACGATGCAGTGGGCTGGCTGTGCACCCTGTCCATCTGGCGTGCCGGCTTAACGTGGGTCCCAATCAACCCCCGCAACTCTGCCGAGGAGAACGGCTATATCCTCGATGCCTTTGACTGCGAGGTGCTGTTCTTTCAGCGACGGTTCAGCGAAGTGGTGGCGAGCCTCCGCCCGAAGCTGCCGAAGGTGCGCCAGTACATCTGCATCGACGGCGAATGGGAAGGGGGGTTGTCACTGGATCGCTGGATTGCCGACAAACCGGATTTGCCGCCGGTTGTCGAATACGCCATGGAGGACGTCTGTTGTTTGCAACCAACGGGTGGCACAACGGGCAAACCCAAGGGGGTGATGAACACGCATCGCGCCATTCAGACCTTGGTAGCCAGTTGGCTGGCCGCAATGCCATACCCGGTTGGCCAACGACCGGTCAATTTGGCGGCGGCGCCACTTACGCACGCCAGCGGAATCATGACGCTGGTGACCTCGGTGCGGGCCGGTGTTGTAGTCATCCTTCCGCGCTTGGAACCGGGACCGCTCCTGGACGCAATCGAAAAATATCGCATCACCGAGCTCTACCTGCCGCCCACCGTAATCTACGGACTACTGGATCTGCCCGGTATCAACCAGCGAAATTATTCATCCCTGCGCTATTTCATTTATGCCGCAGCGCCTATGTCAACGGAAAAGCTGCGGAGGGCCATCAAGACTTTTGGGCCGGTGATGATGCAGGGCTACGGCCAAACCGAAGCCCCGGGCACGATCAGCTACCTTGCTCCCGAAGAACACTTCATTAACGGAGAGATCGCCCCCGACTCGCGCCTTTCTTCCTGCGGGCGCCCCTACCCTCTAGTGCGATGCGCGATTTTGGACAGCAAGAACAGGCCTTTGCCGGATTGCGAGGTGGGCGAGATCTGCGTGGCCGGCGACATCCTGATGAAGGGCTACTACAAGGACCCGCAGAAGACGGCGGAGACCATCATAGACGGCTGGTTGCACACCGGCGACGTGGGATTTTTCGACCGCGAAGGCTACCTGCATATTACCGACCGAAAAAAAGACATGATCATTACGGGAGGCTACAACGTGTTTAGCGCCGAGGTCGAGGGAGTAGTCAACAGCCATCCGGCGGTTCGCGACTGCGCTGTCATCGGCGTGCCTGACGATAAGTGGGGCGAAGCGGTAAAAGCCGTGGTGGAGCTGAATGCCGGTTCGGCGGTGACCGCCGAAGAAATCATCGCGTTGTGCAAGCAGCGGCTGGGGAGCGTCAAAGCGCCTAAGAGCGTGGACTTCGTTGACAAGCTGCCGCGCAACTCGGCCGGCAAGCTGTCAAAGCGCGAACTCCGCGTAAAATACTTGGAAGGGTGA
- the kdpF gene encoding K(+)-transporting ATPase subunit F has product MNAGNAVLLIICALLFGYLLYALLKAEEF; this is encoded by the coding sequence ATGAATGCAGGTAATGCGGTGTTGCTGATCATTTGCGCCCTTCTCTTTGGGTATTTGCTCTACGCCCTCCTGAAGGCGGAGGAGTTCTGA
- the kdpA gene encoding potassium-transporting ATPase subunit KdpA, translating to MTANGWLQIAFYLLVIFLLTKPLGIFMTRVFSREKTFLDPVLRPVERIVYRLTGVDEKHEMRWTEYAIAMLLFSGVSMALLYLIERTQKWLPLNPQKFPNVEPGLAFGTAASFTTNTNWQAYSGESTMSYLTQMAGLAYHNFASAAVGIVLAIVVIRGIARKETDKLGNFWVDTTRCLLWVLLPICIVGSLVFVSQGVVQNLKPYATVQLIEPQTVQVTGPDGKTTTQTVTQQVIAQGPVASQEVIKEFGTNGGGFFNANSAHPFENPTPLSNFFQIVLIFAIPSGLTYTLGRMTGSQRHGWAVWAAMAFLFLAGVTTAYWAEARGNPLLAGTDQRASALQTGGNMEGKEVRFGIANSALFATVTTDASCGAVNSMHDSFTPLGGMVPLINIMLGEVVFGGVGAGLYGIVVFVILAVFIAGLMVGRTPEYLGKKIESYDVKMAMLAILVLTFTILSFSAVAVAKPFGTSSISNPGPHGLSQVLYAYVSSAGNNGSAFAGLGANTMWYNTSTAAAQLLGRFFMIIPVLAIAGSLAKKKILPESAGTFPVTGGLFASLLVATILIVGALTFFPALSLGPILEHLLMLAGKSF from the coding sequence ATGACGGCAAATGGCTGGTTGCAAATTGCGTTTTATCTCCTGGTGATTTTTCTGCTCACCAAGCCACTCGGCATCTTCATGACGCGAGTATTCAGCCGGGAGAAGACGTTCCTAGATCCGGTCCTGCGGCCGGTCGAAAGAATCGTATACCGCCTGACCGGCGTGGACGAGAAGCATGAGATGCGCTGGACGGAGTACGCCATCGCCATGCTCCTGTTCAGCGGCGTCTCCATGGCGCTCCTCTATCTCATCGAGCGCACGCAGAAGTGGCTGCCGCTCAACCCGCAGAAATTCCCCAATGTGGAGCCCGGCCTGGCGTTTGGCACGGCGGCTTCGTTCACGACCAATACGAACTGGCAGGCTTACAGCGGCGAATCCACGATGAGCTATCTCACGCAGATGGCGGGGCTGGCGTACCACAACTTCGCCTCCGCGGCTGTGGGTATCGTGCTGGCCATCGTGGTCATTCGCGGAATCGCCCGCAAGGAAACGGACAAGCTCGGAAACTTTTGGGTTGACACCACGCGGTGTCTGCTGTGGGTTCTGCTGCCCATTTGCATAGTGGGCTCGCTGGTGTTCGTGTCTCAGGGTGTCGTACAGAATCTGAAGCCCTACGCCACAGTGCAGTTGATCGAACCGCAGACCGTGCAGGTGACCGGCCCGGACGGCAAGACCACAACACAAACGGTGACGCAGCAGGTAATTGCCCAGGGCCCCGTGGCATCACAGGAAGTAATCAAGGAATTCGGCACGAATGGCGGCGGATTTTTCAACGCCAACAGCGCGCATCCTTTCGAAAATCCAACGCCACTCTCGAACTTCTTCCAGATCGTGCTGATTTTCGCGATTCCCTCGGGTCTCACGTACACCCTGGGCCGCATGACGGGGTCTCAGCGGCACGGCTGGGCCGTGTGGGCCGCGATGGCGTTCCTGTTTCTTGCGGGTGTGACGACAGCGTACTGGGCGGAGGCCAGAGGGAATCCACTCCTAGCCGGCACGGATCAGCGAGCGAGCGCGCTGCAAACTGGCGGAAACATGGAAGGGAAAGAGGTGCGTTTCGGTATCGCGAACTCCGCGCTGTTCGCGACCGTGACGACCGATGCGAGCTGCGGCGCCGTGAACAGCATGCATGATTCGTTCACGCCGCTTGGCGGCATGGTCCCTTTGATCAACATTATGCTGGGAGAGGTTGTGTTCGGCGGGGTCGGCGCCGGGCTTTACGGAATCGTGGTGTTTGTGATCCTTGCGGTCTTCATCGCGGGACTGATGGTGGGTCGAACTCCAGAGTACTTGGGGAAGAAGATCGAATCCTACGACGTGAAGATGGCCATGCTGGCGATTCTTGTCCTGACGTTTACGATCCTGAGCTTTTCGGCAGTTGCCGTGGCTAAGCCTTTTGGCACTTCGAGTATCTCGAACCCGGGACCGCACGGGCTTTCGCAGGTGCTCTACGCGTACGTCTCGTCCGCCGGCAACAATGGCTCGGCGTTCGCAGGTCTGGGCGCCAATACCATGTGGTACAACACGTCCACGGCCGCCGCCCAATTGCTCGGGCGGTTCTTCATGATCATTCCAGTGCTGGCGATTGCCGGAAGCCTAGCCAAGAAGAAGATTCTTCCTGAGTCGGCCGGGACATTCCCCGTAACAGGCGGCCTGTTCGCAAGTTTGCTCGTTGCCACGATCTTGATCGTGGGTGCGCTCACTTTCTTCCCAGCTCTTAGTCTGGGACCTATTCTCGAACACCTGCTGATGCTCGCAGGGAAATCTTTCTGA
- the kdpB gene encoding potassium-transporting ATPase subunit KdpB codes for MDPAAKIRKKSFTDRKILSRAVVDSFGKLNPRTIVKNPVMFVVEVGAALTTVQLAWNALHHAGQIGFGLQISLWLWFTVLFANFAEAMAEGRGKAQAETLRKARAETEARRLRPDGSIEVVVSSVLRAGDEVLVSAGEFIPGDGEVIEGVASVDESAITGESAPVIRESGGDRSAVTGGTRVISDEIKVRITSNPGETFLDRMIHLVEGASRQKTPNEIALNILLAGLTIIFLLAVVTLQPFAIYAGAPQSIFVLVSLLVCLIPTTIGGLLSAIGIAGMDRLIQRNVIAMSGRAVEASGDVDVLLLDKTGTITLGNRQATALYPCPNVAEVELASAAQLASLADETPEGRSIVVLVKEQYGLRGRELAAHNPTFIPFSAQTRMSGVDMDIHEIRKGAPESIAKYVAEKGHEVPAEILEIVKEISNAGGTPLLVSQNRRVLGAIALTDVVKGGMRERFDHLRAMGIRTMMITGDNPLTAAAIAREAGVDDFLAEAKPEDKMALIRKEQAKGKLVAMTGDGTNDAPALAQADVGVAMNTGTQAAKEAGNMVDLDSNPTKLIEIVEIGKQLLITRGALTTFSVANDVAKYFAIIPAMFAAAFPQLGILNIMRLRTPESAILSAVIFNALIIIALIPLALRGVRYRPVGAAALLRRNLLLYGVGGVIAPFIGIKLIDVLLTYVGIV; via the coding sequence ATGGATCCAGCCGCTAAAATCAGGAAAAAGTCGTTCACTGACAGGAAGATTCTTTCTCGGGCAGTGGTGGACTCCTTTGGCAAGTTGAACCCCCGGACGATTGTCAAGAACCCCGTTATGTTTGTGGTTGAGGTCGGTGCCGCACTGACCACGGTCCAACTCGCGTGGAATGCCCTCCATCATGCGGGACAGATCGGTTTCGGCCTGCAGATCAGCTTGTGGCTGTGGTTTACGGTGCTGTTTGCGAATTTTGCCGAGGCTATGGCGGAGGGGCGCGGCAAGGCACAGGCGGAGACTCTGCGCAAAGCCCGAGCAGAGACTGAAGCGCGTCGTTTGCGGCCGGATGGTTCCATAGAGGTCGTAGTGAGTTCGGTGTTGCGCGCCGGAGATGAGGTTCTGGTGAGCGCCGGAGAATTCATTCCGGGAGACGGGGAGGTGATTGAGGGCGTGGCCTCGGTAGACGAATCCGCGATTACCGGGGAGTCTGCGCCGGTGATCCGCGAGTCCGGCGGAGACCGCTCGGCGGTTACTGGGGGTACACGCGTGATCTCGGATGAGATCAAGGTTCGCATCACTTCGAATCCCGGTGAGACGTTCCTCGACCGCATGATCCACCTTGTCGAGGGCGCTTCCCGGCAGAAAACACCCAACGAGATCGCGCTCAATATCCTTCTAGCAGGGTTGACCATCATCTTCTTGCTCGCCGTCGTGACCCTGCAGCCGTTTGCAATCTATGCCGGCGCGCCTCAGAGCATCTTTGTCCTTGTTTCTCTTCTTGTCTGCCTGATTCCGACGACGATCGGCGGGCTGCTGTCCGCGATTGGCATCGCGGGCATGGACCGGCTGATTCAGAGAAATGTCATCGCGATGTCCGGACGCGCCGTGGAGGCGTCGGGAGACGTGGACGTACTTCTGCTCGATAAAACCGGCACGATTACGCTGGGAAACCGTCAGGCGACTGCTCTGTACCCTTGCCCGAATGTCGCAGAGGTGGAACTCGCCAGCGCCGCGCAACTTGCGTCCTTAGCGGATGAAACGCCCGAGGGCCGTTCCATTGTCGTCCTCGTCAAGGAACAATATGGGCTTCGCGGCCGTGAGTTGGCGGCGCACAATCCCACGTTCATTCCATTTTCGGCGCAGACGCGCATGTCCGGCGTAGACATGGACATCCACGAAATTCGCAAAGGAGCTCCGGAATCCATTGCGAAATACGTGGCGGAGAAGGGCCATGAGGTGCCTGCCGAGATCCTGGAGATCGTCAAGGAAATCTCCAATGCCGGCGGGACTCCGCTGCTGGTCTCACAGAATCGCCGCGTACTGGGGGCCATCGCTCTGACGGATGTTGTCAAAGGCGGGATGCGCGAACGATTCGATCATCTCCGCGCCATGGGCATTCGGACGATGATGATCACAGGGGACAATCCGCTAACCGCGGCGGCTATCGCCCGCGAAGCTGGCGTGGACGATTTTCTCGCCGAAGCCAAGCCGGAAGACAAGATGGCTCTCATTCGCAAAGAGCAAGCGAAGGGGAAACTTGTTGCCATGACCGGCGACGGCACCAACGACGCTCCGGCGCTTGCGCAGGCCGACGTTGGAGTGGCCATGAATACCGGCACGCAAGCCGCGAAAGAAGCCGGCAACATGGTTGACCTCGACTCCAACCCGACGAAGCTCATCGAAATCGTCGAAATCGGCAAGCAACTCCTGATTACTCGCGGCGCGCTGACCACGTTTTCGGTTGCGAATGATGTGGCCAAGTACTTCGCCATTATTCCCGCGATGTTCGCCGCCGCATTCCCGCAGCTCGGAATTCTGAATATCATGCGGCTCCGCACTCCGGAGTCCGCAATTCTGTCCGCGGTTATTTTCAACGCGCTGATCATCATTGCTCTGATTCCGCTGGCTCTGCGCGGCGTGCGCTACCGGCCTGTAGGGGCCGCGGCGCTGCTACGCCGCAATCTGCTGCTGTATGGCGTCGGCGGAGTGATCGCCCCGTTTATAGGGATCAAGCTTATCGATGTACTGCTAACGTACGTCGGGATTGTCTGA
- a CDS encoding alpha-ketoacid dehydrogenase subunit beta has translation MAKRLTSNEALIEAMSEEMRRDERVFVLGEEIVGHQGIQAYQAYTGMEKEFPERMVDVTMSELVIIGSCIGAAMTGMRPICDILFSEFLALIMGHLAVDAGSAYYFSAGTLTVPMVVRARYGVGVTRGHPGDYHAWLQHIPGVKVVAPSNAYDAKGLMKSAIRDDNPVVYLDHLAICTGKRSEIPDEEYLIPIGVAEVKRPGKDVTVVGFGNMVNHALSAAEELSKEGIDVEVVDLRTVVPFDREAIRESVKKTGTLVIAQETWKQGSTGSEIAAFVSEELFHELKAPIIRLGMPHVPFARSVDLMKLLAPSPQNVIEGVRAALAAGSKYAQAG, from the coding sequence ATGGCAAAACGGCTTACTTCCAATGAAGCGCTGATTGAGGCAATGAGTGAGGAGATGCGCCGCGACGAGCGCGTTTTCGTGCTCGGAGAAGAAATTGTGGGTCACCAGGGGATCCAAGCCTACCAAGCCTACACCGGCATGGAGAAGGAATTTCCGGAGCGCATGGTGGACGTCACCATGTCCGAACTCGTCATCATAGGCTCCTGTATAGGGGCGGCCATGACCGGCATGCGCCCCATCTGCGACATCCTCTTTTCAGAGTTCCTCGCGCTGATCATGGGGCACTTGGCGGTGGACGCGGGCAGCGCTTATTACTTTTCGGCAGGCACGCTCACGGTGCCGATGGTGGTGCGGGCCCGCTATGGCGTTGGGGTGACTCGCGGCCATCCGGGAGATTACCACGCCTGGCTGCAACACATTCCCGGGGTCAAAGTCGTCGCTCCCTCCAATGCCTATGACGCCAAGGGATTGATGAAATCCGCCATTCGTGACGATAACCCGGTGGTGTACCTCGATCATTTGGCCATTTGTACCGGCAAGCGCAGTGAAATCCCGGATGAAGAGTACCTCATCCCCATCGGCGTAGCCGAGGTCAAGCGCCCGGGGAAAGATGTTACTGTTGTAGGTTTCGGCAACATGGTTAATCACGCACTGAGCGCCGCCGAAGAACTGAGCAAAGAAGGCATTGATGTAGAGGTGGTGGACTTGCGAACGGTGGTCCCCTTCGATCGCGAAGCAATTCGAGAGTCGGTAAAAAAGACAGGGACGCTCGTGATTGCCCAGGAGACCTGGAAACAAGGGAGTACGGGCAGCGAAATCGCGGCTTTTGTTTCCGAGGAGTTATTTCACGAGCTGAAGGCGCCAATCATCCGGCTTGGGATGCCGCATGTTCCATTTGCACGCTCGGTGGATTTGATGAAGTTACTTGCTCCAAGTCCCCAGAACGTCATCGAAGGGGTCCGCGCCGCCTTGGCGGCTGGTTCCAAATATGCCCAAGCGGGATGA